From Anaeromicrobium sediminis, a single genomic window includes:
- a CDS encoding DUF169 domain-containing protein, with protein sequence MNSNMIKKLNCTLNLERQIVGIKFIFTEEEFEKINVKQVVHKLSYCNTVRLATKGSSFKSCIDNFFCKASARALGLMDVNNDIVSGRVYHSYGMYNSLGVAKSVQKEVTYIDHKIYGVVVMPLEKFEEKPDIVIMIVNPYQAMRIVQGYSYNFGVTKNIKFTGNQGLCSECTATPYETNDLNVSLLCSNTRLAAKWEDSELGVGMPYHKFESVANGILETLNSSDPNKKKREMIERINKDNLDLNVTLNSSYYRSGK encoded by the coding sequence TTGAATTCTAATATGATAAAAAAATTAAATTGTACTCTTAATTTAGAGAGGCAAATTGTAGGAATAAAGTTCATATTCACTGAAGAAGAGTTTGAAAAAATTAATGTGAAGCAAGTTGTTCATAAGCTTTCTTATTGTAATACAGTAAGATTAGCCACTAAGGGTAGCTCTTTTAAATCTTGTATTGATAATTTCTTTTGCAAAGCTTCTGCTAGGGCATTAGGTTTAATGGATGTTAATAATGATATAGTATCAGGAAGAGTATATCATTCCTATGGTATGTACAACAGCCTAGGTGTGGCTAAAAGTGTTCAAAAGGAAGTAACTTATATTGACCACAAAATCTATGGAGTAGTAGTAATGCCCCTTGAAAAATTTGAGGAGAAGCCGGACATAGTTATAATGATTGTCAATCCATACCAAGCCATGAGAATAGTTCAAGGTTATTCTTATAATTTTGGAGTAACTAAAAACATTAAATTCACAGGAAATCAAGGACTCTGTTCTGAATGTACTGCTACACCTTATGAAACAAACGATTTAAACGTTTCCCTTTTATGTTCAAACACTCGCCTTGCAGCTAAATGGGAAGATTCAGAATTAGGAGTAGGCATGCCTTATCATAAATTTGAATCAGTTGCCAATGGAATACTAGAAACTTTAAATTCTAGTGACCCAAATAAAAAGAAAAGGGAAATGATAGAGAGAATAAATAAAGATAATTTAGATTTAAATGTAACTTTAAACAGTAGCTATTACAGAAGTGGTAAATAG
- a CDS encoding diguanylate cyclase: protein MLNNFICVDVCDGILKVERMITEKKLDMALVFEGGTLVGLLTYKDLLKSHPNRIVADAMNTNIIFIDPNSSIWHAKETFDKQDTSVLVVMDNYMPMGFITDNHVYVEIGRYIDSLTNLYKTNYIFYKADEIIRTKTTLGIIFIDVNNFGYIDKHYGHSIGDVILKEISYLLKNSIPKDTYICRFGGDEFVLVTPYEKKNCTNLARELSALIAGHKFIKDIRLTISCGIVSFDSNNNRSENYFSHITNLINMASLASTKAKKENAEISVATNLNQLEMTLDLA from the coding sequence ATGCTTAATAATTTTATATGTGTAGATGTATGCGATGGCATATTAAAAGTAGAAAGAATGATTACTGAAAAAAAACTAGATATGGCTTTAGTCTTTGAAGGAGGCACTTTAGTAGGTCTTTTAACATATAAGGACTTACTCAAAAGTCATCCTAATAGGATAGTTGCCGATGCAATGAATACCAATATAATATTCATAGATCCTAATAGTTCCATATGGCATGCTAAGGAAACCTTTGATAAACAGGATACATCTGTTTTAGTAGTAATGGATAATTATATGCCAATGGGATTCATAACGGACAATCATGTGTATGTGGAAATAGGTAGATATATAGATTCATTGACAAATTTATATAAAACTAACTATATATTTTATAAGGCAGATGAAATAATAAGAACTAAAACTACTCTAGGCATTATATTCATAGATGTAAATAATTTTGGGTATATAGATAAACATTATGGACATTCTATTGGTGACGTAATTTTAAAAGAAATCTCTTATCTATTAAAAAATAGTATTCCTAAGGATACATATATTTGTAGATTTGGAGGAGATGAATTTGTCTTAGTAACACCTTATGAAAAAAAGAATTGTACCAACCTAGCTAGAGAATTATCCGCATTAATTGCTGGTCACAAATTTATAAAGGATATACGTTTAACAATTTCTTGTGGAATTGTTTCATTTGATAGTAATAATAACAGATCAGAGAATTATTTTTCACATATTACTAATCTAATTAATATGGCTAGCTTAGCATCTACAAAAGCAAAAAAAGAAAACGCAGAAATATCTGTTGCAACAAATTTAAACCAATTAGAAATGACCTTGGACTTAGCTTAG
- a CDS encoding ArsR/SmtB family transcription factor: MEYYKNNPKLFEENAAILKAIAHPVRLCIVKGLLERGPSNVTSMHSCLDMPQSTISQHLSNLKKANVIEGDRQGLEVFYRVSNEKVKKIIKEIF; encoded by the coding sequence ATGGAATATTATAAGAATAATCCTAAATTATTCGAAGAGAATGCAGCAATACTAAAGGCCATAGCACATCCAGTGCGATTATGTATAGTGAAAGGCCTTTTAGAAAGAGGTCCTAGCAATGTGACAAGTATGCACAGTTGCCTAGATATGCCTCAATCTACCATATCGCAGCATTTATCTAATTTAAAGAAGGCAAATGTCATAGAAGGTGACAGACAAGGCCTTGAAGTATTTTATAGAGTTTCAAATGAGAAGGTAAAAAAGATCATAAAAGAAATTTTTTAA
- a CDS encoding CoA-disulfide reductase, translating to MKKRILIVGGVAGGATAAARLRRLDEQSEIIVFERGEYISFANCGLPYYIGDVIKERSSLLVQTVEGMSKKFNLDIRNFSEVESIDRQNKKIKIKNLKSGEVYEEKYDDLILSPGASPIKPPIKGIDEAKSLFTLRNMKDTDEIRAYVDENLPKSAVVIGGGFIGVEMAENLHERGVKVSLVEMMDQIMAPLDFEMASILHNHVKENGVDLILKDGVAEFKNHGTKVVLQSGKEIDTDMIILAIGVKPENKLAKDAGLDLGDRGGIKVDEYLRTNDKNIYAIGDAIEVIDYVNKKPTMIPLAWPANRQGRLVADNIYGKNRKYNGTLGTSVAKVFHMTASTTGNNEKTLKRLGIKYEVAHIHPKSHAGYYPGALPIAFKLTFNPEDGTIYGAQGVGYDGVEKRIDVIATAIKAGLKVEDLQDLELAYAPPYSSAKDPVNMLGYVATNIMEGSLKQIQWYEVDEVIEKGSLFIDVREVLETEMGYIEGTVNIPLGELREHLNEFPKDKPIYVTCQVGLRGYLACRLLELNGFKAINLDGGYRTYACVSDDGESQMVCNEDVGDDGMIENISAHIKIDACGLQCPGPITQVYKAMEQIEDGEILEISVTDPAFSQDIKAWCKKTGNTLLKTEFVNKSFKAFIKKGSKNGEVVQSVKSEKEGATLVVFSGDLDKALASFIIGTGAATMGKKVTMFFTFWGLNVLRKEDSPNVEKDTLEKMFGMMMPKGANKLTLSNMNMGGMGTKMIEHVMKKKNVDSLETLIKNAIDLGVELVACSMSMDLMGIKKEELIDGVKLGGVAAYLGEAEDSNINLFI from the coding sequence ATGAAAAAAAGAATATTAATAGTTGGTGGTGTGGCAGGCGGAGCTACAGCAGCAGCCAGACTAAGAAGATTAGATGAACAATCAGAAATAATAGTATTTGAAAGAGGCGAATATATTTCATTTGCCAATTGTGGACTACCTTATTATATAGGAGATGTAATAAAGGAAAGAAGTAGCCTATTGGTGCAAACGGTAGAAGGTATGTCTAAAAAGTTCAACTTAGATATAAGAAATTTTAGTGAAGTAGAAAGTATAGACAGACAAAATAAAAAAATAAAAATAAAGAATTTAAAAAGTGGAGAAGTATATGAAGAAAAATATGATGACCTGATTTTATCTCCAGGGGCTAGTCCTATAAAGCCACCTATTAAAGGGATAGATGAGGCTAAGAGTTTATTTACCCTTAGAAACATGAAGGATACGGATGAAATAAGGGCCTATGTTGATGAAAATCTTCCTAAGTCAGCCGTTGTAATTGGTGGTGGATTTATAGGAGTTGAAATGGCTGAGAACCTTCATGAAAGAGGAGTAAAGGTAAGTTTAGTTGAAATGATGGACCAAATAATGGCTCCTCTTGATTTTGAAATGGCATCTATCCTACACAATCATGTGAAGGAAAATGGTGTAGATTTGATTCTAAAAGATGGTGTGGCAGAATTTAAAAATCATGGTACAAAGGTTGTATTACAAAGTGGAAAAGAAATAGATACGGATATGATAATATTAGCCATTGGTGTTAAACCAGAAAATAAATTAGCAAAGGATGCTGGTTTAGATTTAGGTGACAGAGGTGGAATTAAAGTTGATGAATATTTAAGAACTAATGATAAAAATATTTATGCCATAGGAGATGCCATCGAGGTAATTGATTATGTGAATAAAAAGCCAACTATGATTCCATTAGCTTGGCCAGCCAATAGACAAGGACGATTAGTAGCAGATAATATATATGGAAAAAATAGAAAATATAATGGAACCTTAGGTACTAGTGTAGCAAAAGTATTCCATATGACTGCTTCAACTACAGGTAACAATGAAAAGACTTTAAAGAGACTAGGAATTAAATATGAGGTTGCCCATATACATCCTAAATCCCATGCAGGTTATTATCCAGGAGCATTACCTATAGCTTTTAAATTAACTTTTAACCCTGAAGATGGAACTATTTATGGAGCACAAGGTGTAGGGTATGATGGCGTTGAAAAGAGAATAGATGTGATAGCAACAGCCATAAAAGCTGGCCTTAAAGTAGAAGACTTACAAGATTTAGAGTTGGCCTATGCACCACCTTATTCTTCTGCAAAGGATCCTGTTAACATGTTAGGATACGTAGCTACAAATATTATGGAAGGATCCTTAAAGCAAATACAATGGTATGAAGTGGATGAGGTTATTGAAAAGGGATCATTGTTCATTGATGTGAGAGAAGTACTAGAGACAGAAATGGGTTATATAGAGGGAACAGTAAATATTCCATTAGGAGAGTTAAGAGAACATTTAAATGAGTTTCCAAAGGATAAACCTATATATGTAACTTGTCAAGTAGGCCTTAGGGGATATTTAGCTTGTAGATTACTTGAATTAAATGGATTTAAAGCCATAAATCTAGATGGTGGATATAGAACTTATGCATGTGTAAGTGATGATGGAGAAAGCCAGATGGTTTGCAATGAAGATGTGGGGGATGATGGAATGATTGAAAATATAAGTGCACATATTAAAATAGATGCTTGTGGATTACAATGTCCAGGACCTATTACACAGGTATATAAGGCCATGGAACAAATAGAAGATGGAGAAATATTAGAGATTTCTGTTACAGATCCTGCCTTTTCGCAAGATATAAAAGCTTGGTGTAAAAAAACTGGAAATACCCTTTTAAAAACAGAGTTTGTAAATAAAAGCTTTAAGGCATTCATAAAAAAAGGCAGTAAAAATGGTGAAGTAGTCCAATCTGTAAAGAGTGAAAAAGAAGGTGCCACTTTAGTAGTGTTCAGTGGAGATCTTGATAAGGCTTTAGCTTCATTTATAATAGGTACGGGAGCTGCTACTATGGGCAAGAAGGTTACCATGTTCTTCACTTTCTGGGGACTTAATGTACTAAGAAAAGAAGATTCACCAAATGTAGAGAAGGATACACTTGAGAAAATGTTTGGTATGATGATGCCAAAGGGAGCAAATAAATTAACCCTATCTAATATGAACATGGGTGGAATGGGAACTAAGATGATAGAACACGTTATGAAGAAAAAGAATGTGGATAGTTTAGAAACCTTAATTAAAAATGCTATAGATTTAGGAGTAGAATTAGTAGCTTGTTCCATGTCTATGGATCTAATGGGTATAAAGAAGGAAGAATTAATAGATGGTGTAAAGTTAGGTGGAGTTGCCGCTTATTTAGGAGAAGCAGAAGATTCAAATATAAATTTATTCATATAA
- a CDS encoding AI-2E family transporter, translating to MTDTKFSYRKIIGVIFLGMFVYMFINNPNVKVYVIKIFNPLLVAFAIAYILDNLVKAFEPKMGRNTGVIISLVIIIAILLISATIVIPTVVENISNILKLIPEIDNFQFESVEKYIPKGSEEYFADAVTYAKTAIEKILLKVGEFSSKLLEGLLSTAIKFTSSIISIIVSFVIAIYMLLDKKDLLGRIKRVNYAFLDTKTADYLVYITHKSHEIFSNFFVGKAIDSAIIGLLCFVILLIFKIPFSMVIGIVVGITNMIPYFGPIIGAVPAVLITLFSGLDKAAIVGIVIFALQQFDGLVLGPIILGDKVGVRAFWIIVAVTVGGAVAGVLGMLLGVPVLVLIKTLIEEVVHEKLKKKNMEDLCMNDLAPISSKKKKKKKIFSKS from the coding sequence TTGACGGATACAAAGTTTTCCTACAGGAAGATAATTGGAGTGATTTTTTTAGGCATGTTTGTATACATGTTTATTAATAATCCTAATGTGAAAGTTTATGTAATAAAAATATTTAACCCATTGTTAGTGGCCTTTGCAATAGCTTACATATTAGATAATTTAGTAAAAGCTTTTGAACCTAAAATGGGAAGAAATACAGGGGTTATAATATCATTAGTAATAATTATTGCCATTTTACTAATATCTGCTACCATTGTAATTCCAACTGTAGTAGAGAATATATCTAATATACTAAAATTAATTCCAGAGATAGATAATTTTCAATTTGAATCAGTAGAAAAGTATATACCTAAGGGAAGTGAAGAATATTTTGCTGATGCTGTAACTTATGCTAAAACGGCCATAGAAAAAATACTTTTAAAAGTAGGAGAATTTTCGTCAAAACTGTTAGAAGGTCTTTTAAGTACAGCTATTAAATTTACTTCAAGTATTATTAGCATAATAGTATCTTTCGTTATAGCCATATATATGTTACTAGATAAAAAAGATTTATTAGGCAGAATTAAAAGGGTTAATTATGCATTTTTAGATACAAAAACTGCAGACTATCTAGTTTATATTACCCATAAATCCCATGAGATATTTTCCAACTTTTTTGTGGGAAAAGCCATAGATTCAGCAATTATTGGATTATTATGTTTTGTAATATTATTAATATTTAAAATTCCTTTTTCCATGGTTATAGGTATTGTGGTAGGAATAACTAATATGATTCCTTATTTTGGACCTATAATAGGAGCTGTTCCAGCCGTATTAATCACTCTTTTTTCTGGACTAGATAAGGCTGCCATAGTGGGAATTGTAATATTTGCACTACAACAATTTGATGGACTAGTATTAGGGCCAATCATATTAGGAGATAAGGTTGGAGTAAGGGCATTTTGGATTATTGTAGCTGTAACAGTAGGTGGTGCAGTTGCAGGAGTATTAGGAATGCTTTTAGGAGTACCAGTATTAGTTCTTATTAAGACTTTAATAGAAGAAGTAGTACATGAAAAATTGAAAAAAAAGAATATGGAAGATTTGTGTATGAATGACTTGGCTCCCATATCTAGTAAAAAGAAAAAGAAGAAAAAAATATTTAGCAAATCTTAA
- a CDS encoding PRD domain-containing protein — MEKYTVNKVLSNNVVLAEKDNQNYILVGKGIGFSKKKGHLLENPRIDEKFISLKGLDEDEKENFINQIDPKVIELVKEIVEMVKKDLGEELNPNTYLGFADHINFAIQRLKEGIEIVNPFLTETKFLYPEEYSLAEKAVMILSHGLDISIPEAEIGFLALHIYGGRGEKNKMEALEKSKLMRDILDFVEKTLRVNLDRNSFICQRFILHLKGVISRVNENKNIENILMSKLKFELRKEIAVATEIGKIIENTLKCHVSQGEIGYIALHLHKLRGMKNL; from the coding sequence ATGGAAAAGTACACTGTGAATAAGGTTCTGAGTAATAATGTAGTATTGGCAGAAAAGGATAATCAAAACTACATATTAGTAGGAAAAGGAATCGGGTTTTCAAAGAAGAAGGGGCATCTTTTGGAAAATCCACGAATTGACGAAAAATTTATATCTCTTAAAGGTTTAGATGAAGATGAAAAGGAAAATTTCATAAACCAAATAGATCCAAAGGTAATTGAACTAGTAAAAGAAATTGTAGAAATGGTTAAAAAGGATTTAGGAGAAGAATTAAATCCTAATACCTACTTAGGTTTTGCAGATCATATAAACTTTGCTATCCAACGGTTAAAGGAAGGTATTGAAATAGTAAATCCATTTTTAACAGAAACTAAGTTCCTATATCCAGAGGAATACTCTTTGGCAGAAAAGGCAGTAATGATTTTATCCCATGGTTTGGACATATCCATTCCAGAAGCGGAAATTGGTTTTTTAGCTCTTCATATTTATGGTGGAAGAGGAGAAAAAAATAAAATGGAAGCCTTAGAAAAATCAAAATTGATGAGGGATATATTGGATTTTGTAGAAAAAACATTAAGGGTGAATTTAGATAGGAATTCTTTCATCTGTCAAAGATTTATACTGCACTTAAAGGGTGTTATCAGTAGAGTTAATGAAAATAAAAATATAGAAAATATATTAATGTCTAAATTAAAATTTGAATTAAGGAAAGAAATAGCGGTGGCTACAGAAATTGGAAAAATCATTGAGAACACATTAAAATGCCATGTATCCCAAGGGGAAATAGGCTATATAGCTCTCCATTTACACAAATTAAGAGGAATGAAAAATTTGTAG
- the ptsG gene encoding glucose-specific PTS transporter subunit IIBC, protein MFKKLFGVLQQIGKALMTPVAILPAAGLLLAFGNAFQNPALLESIPALGANGFQLIARVMEQAGGIVFANLPLLFAVGVAVGLAGGEGVAGIAATIGFLVMNVTMGVVKGITPEMVGTSKAYAMVLGIPTLQTGVFGGIIIGVLAAQLYNKYYNMELPPFLGFFAGKRFVPIITAVSALLLGLGMIIIWPPVQAGLNAFSTGMIDANKTVAAFIFGVVERALIPFGLHHIFYNPFWFEFGEYINKAGEVVRGDQAIFFAQLKDNVALTAGTFMTGKFPFMMFGLPAAGLAMYHEAKTEKKKLVAGIMASAALTSFLTGITEPIEFTFLFVAPVLYAVHCVFAGLSFMLMHILNVKIGMTFSGGIIDYLLFGVMPNRTAWWLVIPVGLAFSAIYYFGFRFAIRKFDIKTPGREDDEDGVEVVNVESGELPSNILEALGGGQNIKNLDACITRLRISVNDIKNVDKERLKSLGASGVLEVGNNIQAIFGPKSDQLKTEMKNIMSGKTTPKSKKVEEVKAKVAMTVETDNNFVSPIEGKIVGLEEVPDMVFSQKMMGDGFAIEPTNGLVVAPVDGTIETLFPTKHAIGIKSTGGQEVLIHFGIDTVTLNGEGFEALVKQGDKVTKGQKLLKVDIDSIKDKVPSIITPVIFTNLSEGEKVVFESGKKVNSGQENIISIEK, encoded by the coding sequence ATGTTTAAAAAACTTTTTGGAGTTTTACAACAAATAGGTAAAGCCTTAATGACTCCAGTTGCCATATTACCAGCAGCAGGTTTATTATTGGCTTTTGGTAATGCTTTTCAAAATCCAGCATTACTTGAAAGTATTCCAGCTCTAGGAGCTAATGGTTTTCAATTAATTGCAAGGGTTATGGAGCAAGCAGGTGGAATTGTATTTGCTAACTTACCATTATTATTTGCAGTAGGAGTTGCAGTTGGTTTAGCAGGAGGAGAAGGTGTAGCAGGAATTGCTGCAACTATTGGATTCTTAGTTATGAATGTAACTATGGGAGTAGTAAAAGGAATTACTCCAGAGATGGTAGGAACAAGTAAGGCATACGCTATGGTACTTGGAATACCAACACTTCAAACAGGTGTATTTGGTGGTATTATCATAGGGGTACTAGCAGCACAACTTTATAATAAATATTACAACATGGAGTTACCTCCATTTTTAGGATTCTTTGCAGGTAAGAGATTTGTTCCTATAATAACAGCTGTATCAGCTTTATTATTAGGTCTTGGTATGATAATTATTTGGCCGCCAGTTCAAGCGGGATTAAACGCATTCTCAACAGGAATGATCGATGCTAACAAAACGGTAGCAGCATTCATATTTGGAGTTGTAGAAAGAGCACTTATACCATTTGGATTACACCATATTTTCTATAATCCTTTTTGGTTTGAATTTGGGGAATATATAAACAAAGCAGGAGAAGTTGTAAGAGGAGATCAAGCTATTTTCTTTGCACAATTAAAGGATAACGTAGCATTAACAGCAGGTACATTCATGACAGGAAAGTTCCCATTCATGATGTTTGGATTACCAGCAGCAGGTCTTGCAATGTACCATGAAGCAAAAACAGAAAAGAAAAAGTTAGTGGCAGGTATTATGGCATCAGCAGCCCTAACATCTTTCTTAACAGGTATTACAGAACCAATTGAATTTACATTCTTATTTGTAGCACCAGTTCTTTATGCAGTACACTGTGTATTTGCTGGATTATCATTTATGTTAATGCATATTTTAAATGTTAAAATTGGTATGACATTCTCTGGTGGAATAATTGACTACTTACTATTTGGTGTAATGCCAAACAGAACTGCTTGGTGGTTAGTAATACCAGTAGGATTAGCATTCTCAGCAATTTACTACTTTGGATTCAGATTTGCTATTAGAAAGTTTGACATTAAGACTCCTGGTAGAGAAGATGATGAAGATGGTGTAGAAGTTGTTAATGTAGAATCAGGAGAACTACCTTCAAATATATTAGAAGCTCTAGGTGGAGGTCAAAACATTAAGAACTTAGATGCATGTATCACTAGATTAAGAATAAGTGTAAATGACATTAAAAATGTTGATAAAGAAAGATTAAAGTCTTTAGGAGCTTCAGGAGTACTAGAAGTAGGAAATAACATTCAAGCCATATTTGGACCTAAGTCTGATCAATTAAAGACTGAGATGAAAAATATCATGAGTGGAAAAACTACTCCTAAATCAAAAAAAGTAGAAGAAGTTAAGGCAAAAGTTGCAATGACAGTTGAAACAGATAATAATTTTGTATCTCCTATAGAAGGAAAAATTGTAGGATTAGAAGAAGTACCTGATATGGTGTTTTCGCAAAAAATGATGGGAGATGGATTTGCTATTGAGCCAACAAATGGACTTGTAGTAGCTCCTGTAGATGGAACTATTGAAACATTATTCCCAACTAAACATGCTATTGGTATTAAATCAACTGGTGGACAAGAAGTTTTAATCCACTTTGGTATAGATACGGTAACTTTAAATGGAGAAGGTTTTGAAGCTTTAGTTAAACAAGGAGATAAGGTAACTAAGGGGCAAAAACTTCTTAAAGTAGACATTGATTCTATTAAAGATAAAGTTCCATCAATTATTACACCAGTTATATTCACTAATCTTTCAGAAGGTGAAAAAGTAGTATTTGAATCTGGAAAGAAAGTAAACTCTGGACAAGAAAACATTATATCTATTGAAAAATAG
- a CDS encoding HPr family phosphocarrier protein: protein MGKLVTILNETGMHARPASNFVKVANSFKSDINIEFNGKASNAKSIMNLLSLGLKKGDQINITANGEDAQAAVDALVDLVNSKFGEE, encoded by the coding sequence ATGGGAAAATTAGTAACTATATTAAATGAAACGGGAATGCATGCTAGACCAGCAAGTAATTTTGTAAAGGTGGCAAATAGTTTTAAATCAGATATAAACATTGAATTTAACGGAAAAGCTTCTAATGCTAAATCAATCATGAACTTATTAAGCTTAGGCCTTAAAAAGGGAGATCAAATCAATATTACTGCTAATGGTGAAGATGCACAAGCTGCAGTAGATGCATTAGTTGATTTAGTTAACTCTAAGTTTGGAGAAGAATAA
- the ptsP gene encoding phosphoenolpyruvate--protein phosphotransferase, translating into MRKGTGASPGISIGKALVITHEPLNIEKKEITNVDGQKDILKNSIEASKEQLTKIKEKALRELGEEKAAIFEAHLMILQDPELVDSTLGKIESESINAEFAFKEVTNQFITIFESMDNEYMRERAADIRDVSERVLRNITGQSVVDLSVLEEEVILIANDLTPSDTATMNKEKVLGFLTDIGGRTSHTAIMARSLEIPAVVGLGNITEEVKNGDIIAFNGESGEVIINPEEATINNMRSEKEAYEEYKRQLQEVIGKSSVTTDDKHVELAANIGTPNDVPGVIKNDGEGVGLYRTEFIYMNSDHLPTEDEQFKCYKEVLEGLKDKPIVIRTLDIGGDKNLPYLKIDEEMNPFLGYRAIRLCLDKVDIFKTQLRALLRASVYGNLKIMFPMISSLEELLRAKEILEECKVELDSEKIGYSNNIEVGMMIEVPAAAIISDILAKHVDFFSIGTNDLIQYTTAVDRMNEKIHNLYNPFNPAVLRLIKMVIDNGHKNEIWVGMCGEMAGDKRMIPILLGFGLDEFSMSASSILPARNLIRSLSYSQMKDFSDKILGMATAQEIESYIEETFRK; encoded by the coding sequence ATGAGAAAAGGAACTGGAGCATCTCCTGGGATTAGTATAGGCAAAGCTTTAGTAATCACTCACGAACCTTTAAATATTGAGAAAAAGGAAATAACTAACGTAGACGGACAAAAGGATATACTAAAGAACAGTATAGAGGCATCAAAAGAACAATTAACAAAGATTAAGGAAAAAGCGTTAAGAGAATTAGGTGAAGAAAAGGCTGCCATATTTGAAGCTCACTTAATGATATTACAAGATCCTGAATTAGTTGATTCTACTCTAGGAAAAATAGAGAGTGAATCCATTAATGCAGAATTTGCTTTTAAAGAAGTAACTAATCAGTTCATAACTATCTTTGAGTCTATGGACAATGAATATATGAGAGAAAGAGCTGCTGATATTAGAGACGTATCAGAAAGGGTTCTAAGAAATATAACAGGACAAAGTGTAGTTGATTTATCTGTATTAGAAGAAGAAGTTATTTTAATAGCAAATGATTTAACTCCATCCGATACGGCTACAATGAATAAAGAAAAGGTATTAGGATTTTTAACGGATATTGGAGGAAGAACTTCCCATACTGCCATTATGGCTAGAAGTTTAGAGATTCCAGCAGTAGTAGGACTTGGAAATATAACGGAAGAAGTTAAAAATGGAGACATTATAGCTTTCAATGGTGAAAGTGGAGAAGTTATAATAAACCCAGAAGAAGCTACAATTAATAATATGAGATCAGAAAAAGAAGCTTATGAAGAATATAAGAGACAATTGCAGGAAGTAATTGGAAAAAGTAGTGTAACTACAGATGATAAACATGTGGAGCTTGCAGCTAACATAGGAACTCCAAATGATGTACCTGGAGTTATAAAAAATGATGGTGAAGGTGTAGGACTATATAGAACAGAGTTCATTTATATGAATAGTGATCATTTACCAACGGAAGATGAACAGTTTAAATGCTATAAAGAAGTTCTTGAAGGTCTAAAAGATAAGCCAATTGTAATTAGAACATTAGATATAGGTGGAGATAAAAATCTACCATACTTAAAAATAGATGAAGAAATGAATCCTTTCTTAGGATATAGAGCCATAAGACTTTGTTTAGACAAGGTAGATATATTCAAAACTCAATTAAGAGCATTACTTAGAGCTAGTGTATATGGAAACTTAAAGATCATGTTCCCTATGATTTCTTCATTAGAGGAATTATTAAGAGCTAAAGAAATATTAGAAGAATGTAAGGTAGAGTTAGACTCAGAAAAAATTGGATACTCTAATAATATAGAAGTGGGTATGATGATAGAAGTACCAGCAGCAGCTATTATTAGTGACATACTAGCTAAACATGTGGATTTCTTTAGTATAGGAACTAACGATTTAATTCAATATACTACGGCAGTAGATAGAATGAACGAGAAAATCCATAACCTATATAATCCATTTAACCCAGCTGTCCTTCGTCTTATTAAGATGGTAATTGATAATGGTCATAAAAATGAAATTTGGGTAGGTATGTGTGGAGAAATGGCTGGAGACAAGAGAATGATTCCTATATTATTAGGATTCGGTCTTGATGAGTTTAGTATGAGTGCAAGCTCTATTTTACCAGCAAGAAATTTAATTAGGTCATTAAGCTATAGCCAAATGAAGGACTTTAGTGATAAAATATTAGGGATGGCTACAGCGCAAGAAATAGAAAGTTATATAGAGGAAACTTTCAGAAAATAA